In a genomic window of Prochlorococcus marinus subsp. marinus str. CCMP1375:
- a CDS encoding long-chain fatty acid--CoA ligase — MSKIWRKSVDFDKRVKHFRKRSNLDLAESTWIPAKEEKQALEAHISVKGINRVDQIWPWLKENHGNVLAVNSPHYIFPERYNYEELADKIAVAAAAFESLGVVSGDVVALFSENSPRWLIADQGLMRLGASNAVRGSSAPVEELRYILADSRSVGLVVQSSELWKALALSEDDKKQFKFVLQIEGQPENNLLGWEEFLLKGANKSPINAFKEATGITANSSIATILYTSGTTGKPKGVPLTHDNLLHQMRSLACIASPPPGTPLLSVLPIWHSYERSAEYYFFSCACSQHYTTIKHFKQDLQTVRPVVMATVPRLWEAVKTGFDEALKKMPRSRQMVLKAALNNSRLFKAALRKSRNLLLLEINKTNRAIAFSEVVFRWPIHALASKLLWPKVLQQLSGGRLRFPINGGGAIAPHVDTFFEALGVELLVGYGLTETSPVLSCRRTWRNIRGSSGLPLPETEFRIVDPLNGGPLKFSQQGRVLVRGPQVMNGYLRKPEETSKVLDQKGWFDTGDLGMLLADGSIVLTGRAKDTIVLSNGENVEPGPLEEFLLGSPLIEQIIMIGQDERQLGALIVPDIDQILKWAHQRNLFLKEDLGGGMGDLKLRRLLQREVNDILSKRPGSRSDERVAGIALVKPFSIENGLLTQTLKQRRNKIVERDQKAIEDIFNR, encoded by the coding sequence ATGTCAAAAATTTGGAGAAAAAGCGTGGATTTTGATAAAAGAGTCAAACATTTCAGGAAAAGGAGCAATTTAGACTTAGCAGAATCCACTTGGATTCCTGCTAAGGAAGAGAAGCAAGCCTTAGAAGCTCATATTTCTGTAAAAGGAATTAATAGAGTTGATCAAATTTGGCCATGGTTGAAAGAAAATCACGGCAATGTTTTAGCTGTTAATTCACCTCATTATATTTTCCCAGAGCGTTATAACTATGAAGAACTTGCAGACAAGATTGCTGTTGCAGCAGCTGCTTTTGAATCCTTAGGAGTTGTTAGTGGAGATGTTGTGGCTTTATTTTCAGAAAATAGCCCTAGATGGTTGATTGCGGATCAAGGGTTAATGAGATTAGGCGCATCAAATGCAGTGCGAGGAAGTTCAGCACCAGTTGAAGAACTTCGGTACATCTTGGCTGATTCTCGTTCGGTTGGATTGGTAGTTCAATCATCGGAGTTATGGAAAGCCCTTGCTTTAAGTGAAGATGATAAGAAGCAATTTAAGTTTGTTTTACAAATAGAAGGCCAACCAGAAAATAATCTTCTTGGGTGGGAAGAGTTTTTACTTAAGGGTGCCAATAAAAGTCCAATTAATGCTTTTAAGGAGGCTACTGGGATTACAGCAAATTCTTCTATCGCAACTATTCTCTACACCTCAGGGACTACAGGAAAGCCAAAGGGTGTTCCGCTTACTCATGACAACCTTTTGCATCAAATGAGGTCTTTAGCATGTATAGCCAGTCCTCCACCAGGGACTCCTTTGCTTAGTGTTTTGCCAATTTGGCATTCTTATGAAAGAAGTGCTGAGTATTATTTTTTCTCTTGTGCATGTTCTCAACATTACACCACTATTAAGCATTTTAAACAAGATTTGCAAACAGTAAGACCTGTTGTTATGGCTACTGTTCCAAGGCTTTGGGAAGCTGTTAAAACAGGATTTGACGAAGCCCTAAAGAAAATGCCTAGATCGCGTCAAATGGTCTTAAAAGCAGCTCTTAATAACAGTCGTTTGTTTAAGGCAGCCCTACGTAAATCAAGGAATTTATTGTTGCTTGAGATCAATAAAACTAATAGAGCTATTGCTTTTTCTGAAGTCGTTTTTCGTTGGCCAATTCATGCACTTGCTTCTAAGCTTTTGTGGCCGAAGGTTCTTCAGCAGTTGTCAGGAGGCAGGTTACGTTTTCCTATTAATGGAGGAGGAGCGATAGCGCCTCATGTTGATACTTTCTTTGAGGCCTTAGGAGTTGAATTATTGGTTGGGTATGGACTTACTGAAACAAGCCCTGTTTTGAGTTGTAGGCGAACTTGGAGAAATATTAGAGGCAGTTCAGGCTTGCCCTTGCCTGAAACTGAGTTTCGCATTGTTGATCCTCTCAATGGTGGACCACTGAAGTTTTCTCAACAAGGGAGAGTTCTAGTGCGTGGGCCTCAAGTAATGAATGGCTATTTAAGAAAGCCTGAAGAAACATCCAAAGTACTAGATCAGAAGGGCTGGTTTGATACTGGAGATCTTGGGATGCTCCTTGCTGATGGTTCTATTGTTTTGACTGGACGTGCTAAAGACACAATCGTATTAAGTAATGGAGAAAATGTTGAACCAGGACCTTTAGAAGAGTTCTTGTTAGGAAGTCCGCTTATCGAACAGATAATAATGATTGGTCAAGATGAAAGACAATTAGGCGCTTTAATAGTCCCTGATATTGATCAAATTTTGAAATGGGCACATCAAAGAAATCTTTTCTTAAAAGAAGATTTAGGTGGGGGAATGGGCGATTTAAAACTCAGAAGATTGCTTCAACGAGAAGTGAATGACATTCTTTCAAAACGCCCAGGTTCTCGCTCAGATGAAAGGGTGGCAGGTATTGCATTGGTTAAACCATTCTCAATAGAGAATGGTTTGTTGACTCAGACGCTTAAGCAAAGGCGCAATAAAATCGTAGAAAGAGACCAAAAAGCAATTGAGGATATTTTCAACCGATAA
- a CDS encoding YlqD family protein, whose amino-acid sequence MAEVNSISIKRSITIRAVVTPAWKEEAEREISAAIATSDQQLAQLEKEGQQVVEGLRTQSANPLDPRVQEQVAQVQQQVAAKRSELEEQKTNLLQQQSQVRELEMEQIVDQGQIESFCDLKVGDNLVKKMQVSLLVRDGVVESIDQD is encoded by the coding sequence ATGGCCGAAGTAAATTCCATCTCAATTAAGCGATCCATCACAATTCGTGCGGTGGTTACTCCTGCTTGGAAAGAAGAAGCAGAAAGGGAAATCAGTGCTGCAATTGCAACAAGTGATCAGCAATTAGCGCAATTAGAAAAAGAAGGCCAACAAGTAGTCGAAGGATTGAGGACTCAAAGTGCAAATCCTTTAGACCCAAGAGTGCAAGAACAAGTTGCGCAAGTTCAACAACAAGTTGCTGCAAAAAGATCTGAATTGGAAGAACAAAAAACAAATTTGCTTCAACAGCAAAGTCAAGTAAGGGAATTAGAGATGGAACAGATCGTTGACCAGGGACAGATAGAGAGCTTCTGTGATCTAAAAGTTGGGGATAATTTAGTTAAGAAAATGCAAGTTTCATTGCTCGTTCGAGATGGTGTTGTTGAATCTATTGATCAAGATTAA
- a CDS encoding dihydrolipoamide acetyltransferase family protein, with the protein MASHDIFMPALSSTMTEGKIVEWLKQPGEKVSRGESVLVVESDKADMDVESFQDGFLAAVLMPSGSTVPVGETIGLIVETEAEIPAVQAANPTKSNVSPPENLSVSKDSKQTSDDSKQTPEDKPSTAEPFTSPKASSASLPAKAIINQGRIVATPRAKKLSTQLGVDLATVSGTGPHGRIQAEDVQKAQGQPITVPWIAESNAPASIPTAPSVVVTESSRNRSQPVEVPKGNSFGNPGETIPFNTLQQAVNRNMEMSLSVPCFRVGYAITTDKLDAFYKQVKPKGVTMTALLAKAVGKTLARHPQLNAAWSNEGMTYPKQINVAVAVAMEEGGLITPVLQNADLTDLFELSRQWADLVKRSRTKQLQPNEYNSGTFTLSNLGMFGVDRFDAILPPNTGGILAVAASLPKVIAGRDGSISVKRQMQVNLTADHRVVYGADGASFLKDLANLIENNPESLSS; encoded by the coding sequence TTGGCAAGTCACGACATTTTTATGCCAGCTCTTAGTTCGACTATGACTGAGGGAAAGATTGTTGAATGGTTAAAGCAACCAGGAGAGAAAGTCTCTCGCGGTGAGTCAGTACTTGTTGTTGAATCTGATAAAGCTGATATGGATGTTGAGTCATTTCAAGATGGCTTCCTGGCCGCGGTTTTAATGCCCTCAGGAAGCACTGTGCCAGTAGGAGAAACGATTGGCTTGATAGTTGAGACTGAAGCGGAAATCCCTGCAGTTCAGGCCGCTAACCCAACCAAAAGTAATGTTTCGCCTCCAGAGAATCTTTCTGTTTCTAAAGACTCCAAACAAACTTCAGATGATTCCAAACAAACTCCTGAAGATAAGCCCTCTACAGCTGAACCTTTCACTTCTCCAAAAGCATCAAGTGCATCATTGCCTGCTAAAGCAATAATCAATCAAGGTCGAATCGTTGCAACACCTCGTGCAAAAAAACTTTCTACTCAACTTGGGGTTGATCTTGCAACCGTTTCTGGTACTGGTCCACACGGAAGAATCCAAGCAGAAGATGTCCAAAAGGCTCAAGGGCAACCAATAACTGTTCCATGGATTGCTGAAAGCAATGCGCCTGCCTCTATTCCAACTGCACCATCAGTTGTTGTCACTGAGAGTTCTAGGAATAGATCGCAGCCAGTTGAAGTTCCAAAAGGCAATAGTTTTGGAAATCCTGGCGAAACTATCCCATTTAATACCCTTCAGCAGGCAGTCAATAGGAATATGGAGATGAGTTTGTCTGTTCCTTGTTTCAGAGTAGGGTATGCAATTACAACAGATAAGCTTGATGCCTTTTATAAGCAAGTAAAGCCTAAGGGTGTAACTATGACAGCGTTGTTGGCAAAAGCTGTTGGCAAGACTCTTGCAAGGCACCCTCAGCTAAATGCAGCTTGGAGCAATGAGGGAATGACATATCCAAAACAAATTAATGTTGCAGTAGCAGTGGCAATGGAAGAAGGAGGTCTTATTACCCCTGTCCTTCAGAATGCTGATCTCACAGATTTGTTCGAATTATCACGTCAATGGGCTGATTTGGTCAAACGTTCTAGAACCAAGCAACTTCAACCAAATGAATACAATAGCGGGACATTTACACTTTCAAATTTGGGTATGTTTGGAGTAGATCGTTTTGACGCGATACTTCCTCCTAATACAGGAGGCATTTTGGCAGTTGCAGCGTCTCTCCCTAAAGTCATAGCGGGGAGAGACGGATCCATTTCAGTTAAGCGTCAAATGCAAGTAAATCTAACTGCTGACCATCGAGTTGTTTATGGTGCAGATGGTGCTTCTTTCTTAAAAGATCTTGCTAATTTAATTGAGAATAATCCTGAAAGCCTTTCTTCTTGA
- the queA gene encoding tRNA preQ1(34) S-adenosylmethionine ribosyltransferase-isomerase QueA, which produces MVIDPRDFLLSSYDYELNSSLIAQEPIEPRHNARMLHVSKRSGEGLKAFHLKVWDLLAELRAGDLLVMNDTRVLKARLKVRLRNGTFVELFLLEPKGQGRWLCLAKPAKKLRAGDCIWMESSGEESIPLKIIDQDISTGGRIVQFPELFSDRRKIEPLLEKFGEIPLPPYINRCDFKDVNRYQTRYASTPGAVAAPTAGLHLSDQFLEALSQQGIKDAKVTLHVGLGTFRPLVEENLANLHLHSEWVEVKEEVVSAIKECRDRGGRVIAIGTTTVRSLEASFLAGDGCLKPFKGEVDLVIKPGYKFGIVDGLLTNFHLPKSSLLLLVSALIGRENLLELYKEAIDQKYRFFSYGDAMFISPEGVLPSARL; this is translated from the coding sequence TTGGTTATTGATCCGAGAGATTTTTTACTTAGCTCTTACGACTATGAGTTGAATTCAAGCCTTATAGCGCAAGAACCAATTGAGCCTAGGCATAATGCTCGTATGCTTCATGTGTCTAAGCGAAGCGGGGAAGGGCTTAAGGCTTTTCACTTAAAGGTTTGGGACTTATTGGCTGAGCTAAGAGCGGGCGACTTGCTTGTAATGAATGACACGCGTGTTTTGAAGGCAAGATTGAAGGTGAGGTTGCGGAATGGTACTTTTGTAGAACTTTTCTTGTTAGAACCAAAAGGCCAAGGGCGATGGTTGTGCCTTGCGAAACCAGCAAAGAAGCTTCGTGCTGGTGATTGTATATGGATGGAATCTTCTGGAGAGGAATCCATTCCGTTGAAGATTATTGATCAAGACATTAGTACTGGAGGAAGAATAGTACAGTTCCCTGAACTTTTTAGTGATAGGCGGAAGATAGAGCCTCTTCTAGAGAAATTCGGAGAAATACCATTGCCTCCATATATAAATCGATGCGATTTCAAGGATGTTAATCGATATCAAACTAGATATGCATCTACTCCTGGAGCTGTTGCCGCACCCACGGCTGGCTTGCATTTAAGTGACCAATTTTTGGAGGCTTTATCTCAACAAGGTATTAAAGATGCAAAAGTGACTCTTCATGTTGGACTGGGTACCTTTAGACCATTAGTTGAGGAAAACCTAGCCAATTTGCATCTACATAGCGAGTGGGTTGAAGTAAAAGAAGAAGTTGTTTCAGCAATTAAAGAATGTCGTGATAGAGGTGGAAGGGTTATTGCTATTGGTACAACTACTGTTAGATCACTTGAGGCATCTTTCTTGGCAGGCGATGGTTGCTTGAAACCTTTTAAAGGTGAAGTTGATCTAGTTATCAAGCCTGGTTATAAATTCGGAATAGTTGATGGGTTACTAACGAATTTCCATCTTCCGAAAAGCTCATTGTTATTACTTGTGAGTGCTCTTATTGGACGAGAAAACTTGCTTGAACTGTATAAAGAAGCGATTGACCAAAAATATAGGTTTTTCTCTTATGGGGATGCAATGTTTATTTCCCCAGAGGGCGTTTTGCCATCTGCACGACTTTAG
- the cysK gene encoding cysteine synthase A, whose product MTPIYEDNSLAIGNTPLVKLHSVTKNCKATVLAKIEGRNPAYSVKCRIGANMIWDAEKKGLLNKQQTIIEPTSGNTGIALAFTAAAKGYKLTLTMPESMSLERRRVMAVLGAELILTEAAKGMPGAIAKAKEIAESDPNKYFMPGQFDNPANPEIHFKTTGPEIWNDCNGNIDVLVAGVGTGGTITGVSKFLKQEKRKQVLSVAVEPSHSPVISQTINGQEVKPGPHKIQGIGAGFIPKNLDLSLVDQVEQVSNEESIAMALRLAKEEGLLVGISCGAAATAAIRLAEQEQFAGKTIVVVLPDLAERYLSSVMFAEVPTGIIEQPKTN is encoded by the coding sequence ATGACCCCAATATACGAAGACAACAGCCTTGCAATAGGCAACACCCCGCTAGTAAAACTTCACTCTGTTACCAAAAACTGTAAAGCAACAGTTTTGGCAAAAATCGAAGGTCGCAATCCTGCATATAGCGTCAAATGCAGAATTGGAGCGAACATGATTTGGGATGCAGAAAAGAAAGGTCTCCTCAATAAACAGCAAACCATTATTGAACCCACTTCAGGTAATACTGGTATTGCCCTTGCTTTTACTGCTGCTGCAAAGGGTTACAAACTAACACTCACAATGCCTGAGTCAATGTCCTTGGAAAGGAGGAGGGTAATGGCAGTCCTTGGTGCTGAACTAATTCTTACTGAAGCTGCAAAAGGTATGCCTGGCGCTATTGCAAAAGCAAAAGAGATTGCAGAAAGTGATCCTAATAAATATTTCATGCCTGGACAATTTGACAACCCTGCCAATCCAGAGATTCACTTCAAAACAACAGGTCCAGAAATCTGGAATGACTGCAATGGGAACATTGATGTACTTGTTGCAGGAGTAGGCACTGGAGGAACTATTACTGGTGTATCAAAATTTTTAAAGCAAGAGAAAAGGAAACAAGTTCTTTCCGTAGCAGTAGAACCATCCCATAGCCCTGTGATTTCCCAAACCATCAATGGCCAAGAAGTAAAGCCAGGACCTCATAAAATACAAGGCATCGGAGCTGGATTTATCCCTAAAAATTTAGACCTCTCATTAGTTGACCAAGTTGAGCAAGTCAGTAATGAAGAATCAATCGCAATGGCTCTTCGCTTGGCAAAAGAAGAAGGCTTACTAGTTGGTATATCTTGCGGAGCTGCAGCAACAGCTGCAATTCGATTGGCCGAACAAGAACAATTTGCTGGCAAAACAATTGTTGTTGTTTTACCAGACCTTGCTGAGCGCTATCTCTCATCAGTAATGTTCGCAGAAGTCCCAACAGGTATTATCGAACAACCCAAAACCAACTAA
- a CDS encoding PLP-dependent transferase, whose protein sequence is MIGNNLLSDPLWEAKHLGQAIPQSPHAVSVALPRWQDVIAYEEKDPYCINALQAIYPRFGFNPLIKLIAKKALVFQENESQSVWPYPNINSAKKAKEYCQKLNSNSEVIIQEFSGLQCLIVDDKATPAAKAFWQHTGLGASSRQAAIALNKEKAPSINEGEAARNSIRKRLAKIYGCNSDLIQLHPSGMAALTTALEALREIRPRKAAFQLGFPYVDVLKLPQVIFDGSELLLNPNPIELAKQLDQKKPSAVIVELPSNPMLKCVDLPLITKMAHDRGIPVIADDTIGSAINIDPLPYADLVFSSLTKSFAGQGDIMAGSLTISPKSPWKEVLKEIIPLVSVSNLSDSDAIALQKASKDVTSRIPELNKACINLKNRLEAHPDVARVLHPAQCPNFQLLMKPNAGFGCLFSFELHGGVSKAERFYNSLKVCKGPSLGTIFTLVCPYVLLAHYNELNWAKQCGVPSSLIRVSVGLEATEDLWDRFQKALNN, encoded by the coding sequence GTGATTGGAAACAATTTGCTATCAGACCCCTTGTGGGAAGCCAAACATCTTGGGCAGGCAATTCCACAAAGTCCCCATGCAGTTTCAGTAGCATTACCTCGTTGGCAAGATGTTATTGCGTATGAGGAAAAAGATCCATACTGCATAAATGCACTTCAAGCAATTTATCCACGTTTTGGTTTCAACCCTTTAATTAAACTAATAGCAAAAAAGGCACTTGTTTTTCAAGAAAACGAGTCACAAAGCGTCTGGCCTTATCCCAATATTAACTCCGCAAAAAAAGCCAAAGAATACTGCCAAAAATTAAATTCAAATTCAGAAGTAATTATTCAAGAATTTTCTGGACTTCAATGTTTAATAGTTGACGATAAAGCAACTCCTGCCGCAAAAGCATTCTGGCAACATACAGGGCTAGGGGCATCATCTAGACAAGCAGCGATAGCTCTTAATAAAGAAAAGGCTCCTTCAATTAATGAAGGTGAGGCAGCTAGAAACTCTATCCGCAAAAGGCTTGCCAAAATTTATGGTTGCAACTCTGATTTAATTCAACTGCACCCTTCAGGCATGGCTGCTTTAACCACAGCTCTTGAGGCTTTAAGAGAAATCAGGCCTAGGAAAGCAGCATTTCAACTGGGGTTCCCATATGTTGATGTCTTAAAGCTTCCTCAAGTGATATTTGATGGAAGTGAATTGCTACTTAACCCTAATCCAATAGAGCTTGCCAAACAACTTGACCAGAAAAAGCCTTCAGCCGTAATAGTTGAATTGCCTAGTAACCCTATGCTCAAATGTGTTGATCTGCCTCTAATTACAAAGATGGCTCATGATCGTGGAATCCCAGTAATTGCAGATGACACTATTGGTTCAGCCATAAACATTGACCCTCTACCGTATGCAGACCTTGTCTTTAGCTCTCTTACTAAAAGCTTCGCAGGACAAGGAGACATCATGGCAGGTTCTCTAACAATCAGTCCAAAGTCTCCATGGAAAGAAGTCTTAAAAGAAATAATTCCTTTGGTCTCTGTAAGCAACTTATCTGATTCAGATGCAATCGCTCTTCAAAAGGCAAGTAAAGATGTCACTAGTCGTATACCTGAATTAAACAAAGCATGCATAAATCTCAAGAATCGTTTAGAGGCTCACCCAGATGTAGCAAGAGTCCTGCATCCTGCACAATGCCCGAACTTTCAATTGCTTATGAAACCAAATGCAGGATTCGGCTGTTTGTTTTCATTTGAATTACATGGAGGTGTCTCAAAAGCAGAAAGATTTTATAACTCATTAAAAGTTTGCAAAGGGCCTAGCTTAGGAACAATCTTTACTTTGGTATGTCCATACGTTCTGTTAGCCCATTACAACGAACTAAATTGGGCAAAACAATGTGGTGTCCCATCTTCGCTTATAAGGGTTTCCGTTGGTCTTGAAGCAACCGAAGACCTTTGGGATAGATTTCAAAAAGCCTTGAATAACTAA
- a CDS encoding trans-sulfuration enzyme family protein, which yields MESTELKEGSHPGINTRVIHHGESFAKTTGTVMPPIFQSSTFRQGNEEGFDYTRSGNPNFRILESVLASLEDCKYSTVFGSGVSAITAIASSLKSGDLVLCEENLYGCTVRLFEKVFSKFGLRTKWLDFSNPSCFDEIKKLSPAMIWLESPTNPLLKVLDLKTICTKAKENQIPVVVDNTFSTAILQKPLDLGASLSLTSTTKYINGHSDALGGAVCTQDSYWHEQMRFAQKALGLQASPFDCWLITRGVKTLPLRLQRQVSNATSLANQLAKNEYVQWISYPFRSDHPQYEIAKKQMAAGGAIITIRLKANLDQTYAFCERLKYFTMAESLGGVESLVCHPATMTHASVSSQTKEKLGISESLVRFSIGCEDVLDLDQDLKQSLEKLK from the coding sequence TTGGAATCAACAGAACTTAAGGAGGGCTCCCACCCAGGAATAAATACAAGGGTAATTCATCACGGTGAAAGTTTCGCTAAAACCACTGGCACAGTTATGCCGCCTATATTTCAAAGCTCAACTTTTAGACAAGGTAATGAAGAAGGATTTGATTACACCCGCTCAGGAAATCCAAACTTTCGAATATTAGAGTCTGTTTTAGCATCTTTAGAAGATTGCAAGTATTCAACAGTTTTTGGTTCCGGAGTAAGTGCTATTACGGCTATCGCAAGTTCCCTTAAATCAGGAGATCTTGTCTTATGTGAGGAAAACCTTTATGGCTGTACAGTTCGGTTATTTGAAAAGGTATTTAGTAAATTCGGTCTGCGAACTAAATGGTTAGATTTCTCGAACCCATCTTGCTTCGATGAGATTAAGAAGCTAAGCCCAGCAATGATTTGGTTAGAAAGTCCAACTAATCCTCTATTAAAAGTTCTTGATTTGAAGACAATTTGTACGAAAGCAAAAGAGAATCAAATCCCAGTAGTAGTTGACAACACATTCTCTACGGCCATTTTACAAAAACCATTGGACCTAGGAGCAAGCCTGTCTCTCACAAGTACAACAAAGTACATTAATGGGCATTCTGATGCCTTAGGTGGCGCAGTGTGCACTCAAGACTCTTATTGGCATGAGCAAATGAGATTTGCTCAAAAAGCTTTAGGACTGCAAGCCTCTCCATTTGATTGTTGGCTAATCACTAGAGGCGTTAAAACTCTCCCTCTTCGTTTGCAAAGGCAAGTTTCCAATGCAACATCTCTTGCTAATCAATTAGCTAAGAATGAATATGTGCAATGGATTAGCTATCCATTTAGATCAGACCACCCTCAATATGAAATTGCAAAAAAGCAAATGGCAGCAGGAGGGGCAATTATCACAATCAGACTGAAAGCAAATCTTGATCAAACTTATGCATTTTGTGAAAGGCTTAAATATTTCACCATGGCTGAGAGCCTTGGAGGAGTGGAAAGTCTTGTTTGCCATCCAGCCACTATGACTCATGCATCAGTATCATCTCAAACAAAAGAAAAGTTAGGCATCAGCGAATCACTAGTTCGCTTTTCAATAGGATGTGAAGACGTTTTAGATCTCGATCAAGATCTAAAACAAAGTTTAGAAAAACTGAAGTGA
- a CDS encoding TIGR03894 family protein: MVTDKALMKEVTKELWQSVKKLRPDLGKDPRMQLVLKALITIGDLPNPIEAAMVVATCLEMEEDEGSNEGEVKESTNKNDSTSESSSEGRRTVRRRSAAS; the protein is encoded by the coding sequence GTGGTTACTGACAAAGCCTTGATGAAAGAAGTCACAAAAGAGCTTTGGCAATCAGTCAAAAAATTGCGTCCTGATCTTGGCAAAGATCCAAGAATGCAACTTGTGCTTAAAGCGCTAATCACTATTGGCGATCTACCTAATCCCATTGAAGCTGCAATGGTAGTTGCTACTTGCTTAGAGATGGAAGAAGATGAAGGTAGTAATGAAGGTGAAGTTAAAGAGTCAACAAACAAAAATGATTCCACAAGTGAATCTTCCTCAGAAGGAAGAAGAACAGTAAGAAGAAGATCTGCTGCTAGCTAA